A single Halarcobacter anaerophilus DNA region contains:
- the nuoK gene encoding NADH-quinone oxidoreductase subunit NuoK: MSLNAYLILSAILFLLGMVGVIRRKNLLMLFFSTEIMLNAVNVALAAISKFYGDLTGQMFAFFIIAIAASEVAVGLGLLILLYKKRGTIDLDNLQSMKG, from the coding sequence ATGAGTTTAAATGCCTATTTAATTTTATCTGCAATTCTATTTTTATTGGGAATGGTAGGTGTAATCAGAAGAAAAAATCTGCTTATGCTTTTCTTTTCTACGGAAATAATGTTAAATGCAGTAAATGTAGCTCTTGCCGCTATATCAAAATTTTACGGAGATTTAACAGGACAGATGTTTGCGTTTTTTATAATTGCAATAGCTGCAAGTGAAGTTGCGGTAGGACTTGGTTTATTGATTCTGCTTTATAAAAAAAGAGGAACAATTGATCTTGACAATCTACAAAGTATGAAAGGGTAA
- the nuoL gene encoding NADH-quinone oxidoreductase subunit L produces MEKYLYIALFAPLLGSLIAGSLAMRPKMVFTGIITSLLLGVSMVASLILLQYIYTTDSIVHVKLLDWIAIGNMSIPFGFVVDQVSVTMMVVVTIVSTMVHIHSMGYMVHDNSYNRYFSYLSAFVFSMMILVMSDNFAGLFIGWEGVGLCSWLLIGFWYHREDKPLTKDIYNSPFSTLSPFSSISPAYAANEAFISNRVGDLGMLVGIFLIYWNLGSLQYDEVFANISNLDSSVIVAIGIFLFIGAMGKSAQFPLNQWLANAMEGPTPVSALIHAATMVTAGVYLVIRANEIYTIVPEVGYFIATLGAAVAIGAALMALVATNIKKIIAFSTLSQLGYMFVAAGLGAYWVALFHLATHAFFKSVLFLGAGNVMHALNDEINIKKMGGLHKYMKGTSIIMTLASIALAGIFPFSGFFSKDLILEVAFGTHSYILWAILWITAGLTAFYSFRLIMYVFHGKENFHEKGNHPHEAQSYVIAAMTPLAILAVVAGFFKEPFIEMATKLLPELHIHVSNGTFWVLLVVTLGIALSGIAFAVFKFKKDGTFFSEKLKNRPCYKILANQYFMPHFIAYVINRPYLALSRFSWKKIDLKIVDAIVDGIAKVIYKSGDKSRVMQSGNLSTSLRLMVLGITVLLVLLVALGIAK; encoded by the coding sequence ATGGAAAAATATTTATATATAGCACTTTTTGCCCCTCTTTTAGGTTCTTTGATTGCTGGAAGTCTTGCAATGAGACCTAAAATGGTTTTCACGGGAATTATTACTTCACTTCTTTTAGGCGTATCAATGGTGGCATCTTTGATATTGCTGCAATATATTTATACGACGGACTCTATAGTTCATGTAAAACTTTTAGATTGGATTGCAATCGGTAATATGAGTATTCCTTTTGGTTTTGTTGTTGACCAAGTAAGCGTTACCATGATGGTAGTAGTTACTATTGTTTCAACAATGGTTCATATTCACTCTATGGGATATATGGTTCACGATAATTCATATAACAGATATTTCTCTTACCTTTCGGCATTTGTTTTCTCAATGATGATATTGGTTATGTCTGATAACTTTGCAGGATTATTTATAGGTTGGGAAGGTGTTGGACTTTGTTCTTGGCTGTTAATTGGATTTTGGTACCATAGAGAAGATAAACCTTTAACAAAAGATATCTATAACTCACCGTTTTCAACATTATCTCCTTTCTCTTCAATTTCTCCTGCTTATGCGGCAAATGAGGCATTTATTTCAAACAGAGTGGGTGACCTTGGAATGTTAGTTGGAATTTTTCTTATTTATTGGAATCTAGGCTCTTTACAATATGATGAGGTTTTTGCAAATATAAGTAATCTTGACAGTAGTGTAATCGTAGCCATAGGAATTTTCCTTTTTATAGGTGCTATGGGTAAATCTGCACAATTTCCTCTTAATCAATGGCTTGCAAATGCAATGGAAGGACCGACTCCCGTATCTGCACTTATTCACGCAGCAACAATGGTAACGGCAGGAGTTTATTTAGTAATTAGGGCAAATGAGATTTATACTATAGTTCCTGAAGTCGGATATTTTATAGCAACCCTTGGAGCAGCTGTTGCTATTGGAGCAGCTTTAATGGCATTAGTTGCAACAAATATTAAAAAAATCATTGCTTTTTCAACCCTGTCTCAACTTGGGTATATGTTTGTAGCAGCAGGTTTGGGTGCTTACTGGGTGGCACTTTTTCATCTTGCTACTCACGCTTTTTTCAAATCAGTTCTTTTCTTAGGTGCAGGAAATGTTATGCATGCACTTAATGATGAAATAAATATTAAAAAGATGGGTGGACTTCATAAATATATGAAAGGAACTTCTATTATTATGACGCTTGCATCAATAGCACTTGCGGGAATCTTTCCTTTTTCAGGATTCTTTTCAAAAGATTTGATTTTGGAAGTTGCTTTTGGAACCCATTCATATATTTTATGGGCTATTCTTTGGATAACTGCCGGATTAACTGCTTTTTATTCATTTAGACTTATTATGTATGTATTTCACGGAAAAGAGAATTTTCATGAAAAAGGCAATCATCCTCATGAGGCTCAATCTTATGTAATTGCAGCAATGACACCTCTTGCTATTTTAGCGGTTGTTGCAGGATTTTTTAAAGAACCGTTTATTGAAATGGCGACAAAACTTCTTCCTGAACTTCATATTCATGTATCAAACGGAACTTTTTGGGTTTTATTGGTCGTAACTTTGGGAATTGCATTAAGCGGTATTGCTTTTGCCGTATTTAAGTTTAAAAAAGACGGAACCTTTTTTAGTGAAAAACTTAAAAACAGACCTTGTTATAAAATATTGGCAAATCAATATTTTATGCCGCATTTTATAGCATATGTTATAAACAGACCTTATTTGGCACTCTCTAGATTTTCATGGAAAAAAATTGATCTTAAGATTGTTGATGCAATTGTTGACGGTATTGCAAAAGTTATTTATAAAAGCGGAGATAAAAGTAGAGTTATGCAAAGTGGTAATTTATCAACTTCATTGAGATTGATGGTTTTAGGTATTACAGTGTTATTAGTCCTTCTTGTAGCACTTGGAATTGCGAAGTAA
- a CDS encoding NADH-ubiquinone oxidoreductase subunit E family protein yields MKRFDLRPLKDNFYDRMLELMQKDIKEGENAIFLFEIGDFSAIQKSADVIYEAGYTLMNSLKFNEVDWTIVVKKVKPEPKEEPQSEEE; encoded by the coding sequence GTGAAAAGATTTGATTTAAGACCTTTAAAAGATAATTTCTACGACAGAATGTTAGAACTTATGCAAAAAGATATAAAAGAGGGTGAAAATGCAATTTTCCTTTTTGAAATAGGAGATTTTTCCGCTATTCAAAAAAGTGCCGATGTAATTTATGAAGCAGGATATACTTTAATGAACTCTCTAAAGTTCAATGAAGTAGATTGGACAATAGTAGTAAAAAAAGTAAAACCAGAACCAAAAGAAGAACCCCAAAGTGAAGAAGAGTAG
- the nuoI gene encoding NADH-quinone oxidoreductase subunit NuoI produces the protein MGLDKLKDRNISMGEYINVLEDEYPKTGWEEFKQIVKRSVKGELFVGLKIVWNMMTGALFKGEMHTVQYPAEKLPIGPRYRAVHKLLALLESGENRCIGCGLCEKICISNCIRMETKIDENSRKEVMEYSINLGRCIFCGYCAEVCPELAIVHAGRYENASEQRAHFVLKEDLLTPLDKLKEQKEYPGFGAVSPDADEKIKKTPLSY, from the coding sequence ATGGGATTAGACAAATTAAAAGATAGAAATATTAGTATGGGGGAATATATTAATGTTTTGGAAGACGAATATCCTAAAACCGGATGGGAAGAGTTTAAACAGATTGTAAAAAGATCTGTAAAAGGCGAACTTTTCGTAGGTCTTAAAATTGTGTGGAATATGATGACAGGAGCCCTTTTCAAAGGTGAAATGCATACTGTGCAATATCCTGCCGAAAAACTTCCAATAGGACCTAGATATAGGGCAGTTCACAAACTTTTAGCTCTTTTGGAATCAGGGGAAAACAGATGTATCGGTTGTGGTTTATGTGAAAAAATCTGTATTTCAAACTGTATTCGAATGGAGACAAAAATTGATGAAAACTCTAGAAAAGAGGTAATGGAGTATTCAATAAATCTGGGAAGATGTATTTTTTGCGGATATTGTGCCGAAGTTTGTCCCGAACTTGCGATTGTTCACGCAGGAAGATATGAAAATGCAAGTGAACAAAGAGCCCATTTTGTATTAAAAGAGGATTTATTAACTCCTCTTGATAAATTAAAAGAGCAAAAAGAGTATCCTGGTTTTGGTGCTGTATCGCCTGATGCAGATGAAAAAATCAAGAAAACTCCATTATCTTATTAA
- the nuoD gene encoding NADH dehydrogenase (quinone) subunit D, with protein MKQSVNRLKPFFENIHFEKEDNTMVINFGPQHPSSHGQMRLILELQGEEIVKARPDVGYLHRGMEKMGENMIYNEFLPTTDRMDYIAAASNNYGYAHAVEKLLGIEVPRRAEIIRTMLIELNRIIAHLFWLATHALDVGAMSVFLYTFREREFAMDLIEDYCGARLTHSTIRIGGVPLDLPDGWCEDLEKFLKILDVEVDKYEGLLTQNRIWRMRLENVGTISPEMAKSWACSGVTLRGSGIKWDLRREMPYGLYPELEFDVPVASTGDSYGRYLCYMQEMRECAKILRQLIPMYHESESQLMAHAPEYISASKEDIMTQNYSLMQHFVLVTQGMRPPKGEVYVATESPKGELGFMIVSDGSPYAYKMKLRAPSFWHTGIFEDLLPGHQLADVVTIIGSLNEVFGEIDR; from the coding sequence ATGAAACAATCAGTAAATAGATTAAAACCTTTTTTTGAAAATATTCATTTCGAAAAAGAGGATAACACTATGGTTATCAACTTTGGTCCTCAACACCCCTCTTCTCACGGTCAAATGAGACTTATACTCGAACTTCAAGGAGAAGAGATAGTAAAAGCCAGACCTGATGTCGGATATCTTCACAGAGGTATGGAAAAAATGGGTGAAAATATGATTTATAACGAGTTTTTACCTACAACGGACAGAATGGATTATATTGCAGCAGCTTCAAACAACTACGGATATGCTCATGCTGTAGAAAAACTTTTAGGTATTGAAGTTCCAAGACGGGCGGAGATAATAAGAACAATGCTTATTGAGCTAAATAGGATTATTGCCCACCTTTTCTGGCTGGCTACCCATGCTTTAGACGTAGGAGCGATGTCGGTATTTCTTTATACTTTTAGAGAAAGAGAGTTCGCAATGGATCTTATTGAAGATTATTGCGGAGCAAGATTAACCCACAGTACCATAAGAATAGGCGGCGTTCCTTTGGATTTACCTGATGGTTGGTGTGAAGATTTAGAAAAATTCTTAAAAATTTTAGATGTTGAAGTTGATAAATATGAAGGTCTTTTAACTCAAAATAGAATTTGGAGAATGAGACTTGAAAATGTAGGAACAATATCTCCTGAAATGGCAAAATCTTGGGCGTGCTCAGGAGTTACCTTAAGAGGCTCGGGGATAAAATGGGATCTTAGACGTGAGATGCCTTACGGACTTTATCCTGAATTAGAATTTGATGTTCCTGTTGCTTCAACGGGAGACAGCTACGGAAGATATCTTTGTTATATGCAAGAGATGAGAGAGTGTGCAAAAATTTTAAGACAATTAATTCCTATGTATCATGAAAGTGAGTCTCAACTTATGGCTCATGCTCCTGAATATATCTCTGCATCAAAAGAAGATATTATGACTCAAAACTACTCTTTAATGCAACACTTTGTTTTAGTAACTCAAGGAATGAGACCTCCTAAAGGAGAAGTTTATGTGGCAACGGAATCTCCAAAAGGTGAGTTGGGATTTATGATTGTAAGTGACGGAAGTCCATACGCATATAAAATGAAATTAAGAGCTCCGTCTTTTTGGCATACGGGTATTTTCGAGGATTTACTGCCTGGACATCAATTAGCAGATGTTGTAACCATCATCGGTAGTTTAAATGAAGTATTCGGTGAAATTGACAGATGA
- the nuoH gene encoding NADH-quinone oxidoreductase subunit NuoH: protein METGFIIETIIKAIVILAVFSAIAGFTTYIERKILAFMQRRLGPMNVGPQGVLQIAADGIKLFMKEDFVPQNAARPVFKIAPLITASTAFIAMSAVPFFPEFELFGYTVRPILSDINVGILFVMGVASVGLYGPLLGGMSSANKWSLLGGARTAIQLLSYEVVSGLALLAPLMLVGSLSLIDINAYQAGGFSDWLIWSQPLAFVLFLIAGFAETNRTPFDLLEHEAEIVAGYATEYSGMRWGMFFIGEYANLFTISFIVSLIFLGGFNDLWFIPGGLAIILKVMVLIFFFLWTRAAWPHIRPDQLMWLCWKILMPLAVINILITGFVMMF, encoded by the coding sequence ATGGAAACAGGATTTATTATTGAGACTATTATAAAAGCTATAGTTATATTAGCGGTATTTTCGGCAATTGCCGGATTTACTACATATATAGAGAGAAAAATTTTAGCATTTATGCAAAGAAGACTCGGACCTATGAATGTAGGTCCTCAAGGGGTTTTACAAATAGCAGCAGATGGTATAAAACTTTTTATGAAAGAGGACTTTGTCCCTCAAAATGCGGCTAGACCTGTATTTAAAATTGCACCTTTGATTACAGCTTCAACTGCATTTATTGCAATGTCGGCAGTTCCTTTCTTTCCTGAATTTGAACTTTTCGGGTATACCGTAAGACCTATTTTATCAGATATTAACGTAGGGATTCTTTTTGTAATGGGAGTTGCTTCGGTTGGACTTTACGGACCTCTTTTAGGAGGTATGAGTAGTGCAAATAAATGGTCTTTATTAGGTGGGGCTAGAACAGCTATTCAACTTTTGTCTTATGAAGTAGTTTCAGGTCTTGCTCTTTTAGCACCTCTTATGTTAGTAGGTTCTTTATCGTTAATTGATATAAATGCTTATCAAGCAGGAGGTTTCTCAGATTGGTTAATCTGGTCTCAACCTTTGGCTTTCGTTCTTTTTCTGATTGCAGGTTTTGCAGAAACAAACAGAACACCTTTTGATTTGCTTGAACATGAAGCTGAAATCGTTGCAGGTTATGCAACGGAATATTCAGGTATGAGATGGGGTATGTTTTTTATAGGTGAATATGCAAACCTTTTTACAATAAGTTTTATAGTCTCTCTAATCTTTCTTGGAGGTTTCAATGACTTATGGTTTATCCCCGGCGGTTTAGCAATTATATTAAAAGTAATGGTATTGATTTTCTTCTTTTTATGGACTAGAGCTGCTTGGCCTCATATTAGACCCGACCAACTTATGTGGCTGTGCTGGAAAATTTTAATGCCTTTAGCCGTAATCAATATTTTGATTACAGGTTTTGTAATGATGTTTTAG
- a CDS encoding NADH-quinone oxidoreductase subunit G, whose translation MSDLITLTIDGKSVQAKEGEYILNVARANDIFIPAVCYLTRCSPTLACRLCLVEADGKQVYSCNTKAKEGMEISTNTPNIAKERRAIMEVYDVNHPLQCGVCDQSGECELQNYSLYMKVDSQSYTTKDVHRPAAVWGVMKYDPGLCIVCEKCVTVCKDMIGSSALSTVKRGADALDKTFKTSMPKDAYAMWNKLNKSLIGFDEDACTDCGECISVCPVGALVSTDFQYKSNAWELNRVPAANPHSADCAFMYYETKHESLENAEPKIYRVTNEAHYSTLNGAARFAYDFENRVQGKDEEAFKNAVEAFKKADSIKFNSFITNEEALILQKISEKTGAKLVNKDAFNYKKFLNAYSLTSGSNLYSSTLKEVHNSNFVISVGSYLKSDLPNARYALNNSVVINKGSAIYFHPISDSVMEKIGKKGKTTEFIQYEPLKEEYVLYFILDKFGKDLPENIQEYLNSLKETRVKTVTEIVKETVVETVKDEESGEEKEVKKVVSKKVPKEVEFEYTKLLDEIGADEKLLDTLEALLAKKDKFSLMVGEDLYTHPKSENLGKLCGLIDKYTDFDIVIIPSQTNTLGVSLICDITDEHSGFCVGYNEKADFQLSALGDGDLDMPALNQQEGTFTNVDKKVIPTNVAIGYKGYVLNDIANAVLEDDIEYTIEYTEKLPLNAGFKEIEFDKLPNYFGNDRIEYRGYDLSSKSSDVITEAEPASLEKIELLENETLIYRANPINQFNEFTAIAHEFAKDLESGLFASKELFEKLGLEKGNKVKVFSKELELELNAYCDEQIAGEVAYISTFQKDLDTKALFDEYRFSKAVIKKA comes from the coding sequence ATGAGTGATTTAATTACATTAACGATTGACGGGAAAAGTGTTCAGGCAAAAGAGGGAGAGTATATTTTAAATGTAGCTCGTGCAAACGATATCTTTATTCCTGCTGTTTGCTATCTTACAAGATGTTCTCCTACTCTTGCATGTAGATTGTGTTTGGTTGAAGCTGACGGGAAGCAGGTCTATTCTTGTAATACAAAAGCAAAAGAGGGTATGGAAATTTCAACAAATACTCCTAATATTGCAAAAGAGAGACGTGCGATTATGGAGGTTTATGATGTAAACCACCCTTTACAATGTGGAGTTTGTGATCAAAGCGGAGAGTGTGAATTACAAAACTACTCTTTGTATATGAAAGTTGATTCTCAAAGTTATACTACAAAAGATGTTCATAGACCTGCGGCTGTTTGGGGAGTTATGAAATACGACCCTGGTTTATGTATTGTATGTGAAAAGTGCGTAACAGTATGTAAAGATATGATTGGTTCAAGTGCTTTAAGTACGGTAAAAAGAGGAGCCGATGCTTTAGATAAAACTTTTAAAACGTCAATGCCTAAAGATGCTTATGCAATGTGGAACAAACTTAATAAATCGCTTATAGGTTTTGACGAAGATGCTTGTACGGATTGCGGTGAATGTATTTCGGTTTGTCCTGTTGGTGCCTTGGTTTCAACAGATTTTCAATATAAATCAAATGCTTGGGAACTAAATAGAGTTCCTGCGGCTAATCCTCACTCGGCAGATTGTGCTTTTATGTATTATGAAACAAAACATGAATCCCTTGAAAATGCTGAGCCTAAAATTTACAGAGTCACAAATGAAGCTCATTATTCAACCCTAAACGGTGCTGCAAGATTTGCATATGATTTTGAGAACAGAGTTCAAGGAAAAGATGAAGAGGCTTTTAAAAATGCAGTTGAAGCTTTCAAAAAAGCAGATTCAATCAAATTTAACTCTTTTATTACAAATGAAGAGGCTCTTATTTTACAAAAAATTTCAGAGAAAACAGGTGCAAAACTTGTAAACAAAGATGCTTTCAATTATAAAAAATTTTTAAATGCCTATAGTTTAACATCGGGAAGTAACCTCTACTCTTCAACTTTGAAAGAGGTGCATAATTCAAATTTTGTAATTTCAGTGGGAAGTTATCTAAAATCAGATCTACCCAATGCAAGATATGCTTTAAATAATTCAGTAGTAATAAACAAAGGTTCTGCAATATATTTCCATCCAATTTCTGATTCTGTGATGGAAAAAATAGGGAAAAAAGGAAAAACAACAGAGTTTATTCAGTATGAACCTTTGAAAGAAGAGTATGTTTTATATTTTATTTTGGATAAATTCGGAAAAGATTTGCCTGAAAATATTCAAGAGTATTTAAACTCGTTAAAAGAGACAAGAGTAAAAACAGTAACCGAAATAGTAAAAGAGACAGTTGTTGAAACAGTAAAAGATGAAGAGAGCGGAGAAGAAAAAGAGGTTAAAAAAGTAGTCAGCAAAAAAGTTCCTAAAGAAGTAGAGTTTGAATATACAAAACTTCTTGATGAAATAGGTGCCGATGAAAAACTTCTTGATACTTTGGAAGCTTTATTAGCTAAAAAAGATAAATTCTCTTTAATGGTAGGAGAAGATTTATATACTCATCCAAAAAGTGAAAATTTAGGAAAACTTTGCGGTTTGATTGATAAATATACCGATTTTGATATTGTGATTATCCCTTCTCAAACAAATACTTTAGGTGTAAGTTTGATTTGCGATATAACAGATGAACACAGTGGTTTTTGCGTAGGTTACAATGAAAAAGCAGATTTCCAACTTAGTGCTTTAGGCGACGGAGATTTGGATATGCCTGCACTTAATCAGCAAGAAGGGACTTTTACAAATGTAGATAAAAAAGTAATCCCTACAAATGTGGCAATCGGATATAAAGGGTATGTTTTAAACGATATTGCAAATGCCGTTTTAGAAGATGACATAGAGTATACAATAGAATATACGGAAAAACTTCCTTTAAATGCAGGTTTTAAAGAGATAGAGTTTGATAAATTACCAAACTATTTCGGAAATGACAGGATTGAATACAGAGGTTATGATCTCTCTTCAAAAAGCAGTGATGTTATAACAGAAGCTGAGCCTGCAAGTTTAGAAAAAATTGAATTATTAGAAAATGAAACTTTGATTTATAGAGCGAATCCTATTAATCAATTCAATGAATTTACGGCAATAGCTCATGAATTTGCAAAAGATTTAGAGTCGGGACTTTTTGCTTCAAAAGAGTTGTTTGAAAAACTCGGATTGGAAAAAGGCAATAAGGTTAAAGTTTTTTCAAAAGAGCTTGAGTTGGAATTAAATGCGTATTGTGACGAACAAATTGCAGGGGAAGTTGCATATATTTCAACTTTCCAAAAAGATTTAGATACAAAAGCACTGTTTGATGAGTACAGATTCTCAAAAGCTGTAATTAAAAAGGCGTAG
- a CDS encoding NADH-quinone oxidoreductase subunit J, translating to MFEIVAFYLFSILTIVMFGITVFTNNSLYALSSLAAGMIFISAFFFLLDADFLGAVQIVVYTGAVMALYAFGMMFFDALSVVKERINNPKLMFLLSGISALVIVLIFVAPIVNSNIEAQYPVHPEWGNAQDVGVVLFTKYLIPFEVAAVMLLVAMIGGIILAGKKMDISYSELTEEEIDALESQTLKKDNK from the coding sequence ATGTTTGAAATAGTTGCTTTTTATCTATTTTCAATTTTGACGATTGTTATGTTTGGTATAACAGTCTTTACTAATAATTCATTATATGCCTTAAGTTCATTAGCCGCGGGAATGATCTTTATTTCAGCTTTCTTCTTTTTGCTTGATGCTGATTTTCTAGGAGCTGTACAGATAGTAGTTTATACGGGAGCCGTAATGGCACTGTATGCTTTTGGTATGATGTTTTTTGATGCTTTATCTGTAGTAAAAGAGAGAATAAACAATCCGAAACTTATGTTTTTGTTAAGCGGAATTTCTGCGCTTGTTATTGTATTGATTTTCGTAGCTCCTATAGTAAACTCAAATATAGAGGCTCAATATCCTGTTCATCCTGAATGGGGAAATGCACAAGATGTCGGAGTTGTTTTATTTACTAAATATTTAATACCTTTTGAAGTTGCGGCAGTAATGTTACTTGTTGCTATGATAGGTGGAATTATTTTAGCAGGGAAAAAAATGGATATTTCATATTCTGAACTTACTGAAGAAGAGATTGATGCCTTAGAGTCACAAACTCTAAAAAAGGATAATAAATGA
- a CDS encoding NADH-quinone oxidoreductase subunit M, with product MEHILSILIFFPAFAALIGFLVKNDSIRMYAILVTAIEFVLTVFMWTNFDSSIADMQFTEIIPIIESYGINYLVGIDGISLFLVIMTTFMTMISVIGLTEKRNLKHLIITILFLEMTMVGVFVALDAIIFYLFWELSLVPMLYIIGAWGGQLRIYAAIKFFLYTFFGSLVMLVGMLYLGYVYYQTTGNWSFSILDWNMLVLPFDMQLWLFVAFFAGFAIKVPMFPFHTWLPYAHGQAPTIGSVILAAVLLKMGTYGFVRFSLPLFPDASVYFTIPMAILALIAIIYTAMVAYAQEDMKQVIAYSSVSHMGVIILGIFALNVEGIGGSIFLMISHGVVSGGLFMLVGVIYDRRHTKMMKDFGGLALVMPKYATIFGIMLMASIGLPLTIGFVGEFLSLIGFFKVSPVLTVIAGLTIILGAVYMLVLYKKSFFGPITNEENRKLQDIKGREIAALVPLIAVVIILGVYPKPILKPVDKSVSQLVEVMQIKAVNQSTKVRLLESNSIGEVKND from the coding sequence ATGGAACATATTTTATCAATTTTAATATTTTTCCCAGCATTTGCAGCTTTGATAGGATTTTTAGTAAAAAATGATTCTATTAGAATGTATGCAATTTTGGTAACTGCAATTGAGTTTGTATTGACAGTTTTTATGTGGACAAACTTTGACAGCAGTATAGCTGATATGCAGTTTACCGAAATAATTCCTATAATCGAGTCATACGGAATAAACTATTTAGTGGGAATTGACGGTATCTCTTTATTTTTGGTTATTATGACTACTTTTATGACAATGATATCTGTAATAGGATTAACCGAAAAAAGAAATCTAAAACATCTTATTATTACGATTCTGTTTTTAGAAATGACAATGGTCGGAGTTTTTGTTGCTTTAGATGCTATTATTTTCTATCTTTTCTGGGAATTGTCGCTTGTACCGATGCTTTATATCATAGGAGCTTGGGGTGGTCAGCTTAGAATTTATGCGGCAATTAAATTCTTCTTATATACATTCTTTGGTTCTTTAGTAATGCTTGTGGGTATGTTGTATCTTGGATATGTTTATTATCAGACAACAGGAAACTGGAGTTTTAGTATTTTAGATTGGAATATGCTTGTACTTCCTTTTGATATGCAACTTTGGTTATTTGTTGCTTTTTTTGCAGGTTTTGCAATCAAAGTTCCAATGTTTCCTTTTCATACCTGGCTTCCTTATGCACACGGTCAGGCACCAACAATAGGTTCTGTAATACTTGCGGCAGTTTTACTTAAAATGGGTACTTACGGATTCGTAAGATTTTCATTACCTCTTTTTCCTGATGCTTCTGTCTATTTTACAATACCGATGGCAATTTTAGCTTTGATTGCTATTATTTATACGGCAATGGTTGCTTATGCACAAGAAGATATGAAACAAGTAATCGCTTACTCATCGGTTTCACATATGGGTGTAATAATTTTAGGGATTTTTGCACTAAATGTTGAAGGTATCGGCGGTTCAATTTTTCTAATGATTTCTCACGGGGTAGTATCGGGAGGATTGTTTATGTTAGTCGGTGTTATTTATGACAGACGTCATACTAAGATGATGAAAGATTTTGGAGGACTTGCTTTGGTAATGCCTAAATATGCAACTATTTTCGGAATTATGCTGATGGCTTCAATCGGACTTCCTTTGACTATCGGATTTGTAGGTGAGTTCTTATCATTAATAGGATTTTTCAAAGTCTCACCTGTACTTACTGTTATTGCAGGTCTTACAATTATTTTAGGGGCAGTTTATATGCTTGTTCTTTATAAAAAATCTTTTTTCGGTCCTATTACAAATGAAGAGAATAGAAAACTTCAAGATATAAAAGGACGTGAAATAGCAGCTTTGGTTCCTCTTATTGCAGTTGTGATTATTTTGGGGGTTTATCCGAAACCTATACTTAAGCCTGTAGATAAATCAGTCTCACAACTTGTTGAAGTTATGCAGATAAAAGCTGTTAATCAATCAACAAAGGTCAGACTCTTAGAGTCAAACAGCATTGGGGAGGTGAAAAATGACTAG